A single genomic interval of Bradyrhizobium sp. sBnM-33 harbors:
- a CDS encoding sodium:solute symporter family protein yields the protein MATQGAATSDFIKNLGRMYGTYTGGFLAFIILLALLEQVGVPNKILGYLFVFFTLAVYAIIGVMTRTAEVSEYYVAGRRVPAFYNGMATGADWMSAASFVGMAGTLFLLGYDGLAWVLGWTGGFVLVSILIGPYLRKFGAYTVPDFLSFRYGGNFARLLGVIVLVACSFTYVTAQIYGTGIIASRFLGMQFELAVFAGLVGILLCAMLGGMRAVTWTQIAQYIVLIIAYLTPIVILSTMKYGIPIPELTYGQAIVDITAREQQMLATGLATPAALKPHIQPFINYSPLNFFAIIMCMMVGTASLPHILMRYFTTPSVREARQSVAWSLLFIFLLYFSAPAYAAFSKLEVYTNIIGRDLTAIRPWLFSWGELGLIQICGKNAASIDAVIAACKAIADHPGVVRLQDFVINTDVIVLSTPEIAGLPYVISGLVAAGGLAAALSTADGLLLAIANALSHDIYYKMIDPNAPTIRRLTVARALLVGVAVVAAATAATKPGDILAMVGWAFSLAMAGNFPALVMGVWWKRTTATGAICGIIAGFGLCLFYLVTTRYFPGAGVKYFGMTSLLNPVTGAPVVDIAKAMAAPNAMESFPTLAHPLANKVGWFNLNNIACGLLGTPLGFAVIYIVSKLGREPSAEMQAYVDEIRKPRGRTVLEEKTT from the coding sequence ATGGCCACACAAGGCGCTGCCACTTCGGATTTCATCAAGAATCTCGGCAGGATGTACGGGACCTACACCGGCGGGTTCCTGGCGTTCATCATTCTGCTTGCTCTTCTCGAACAGGTCGGCGTTCCAAACAAGATCCTCGGCTACTTGTTCGTGTTCTTCACGCTAGCGGTCTACGCCATCATCGGGGTGATGACGCGAACGGCGGAAGTCTCCGAGTATTATGTCGCCGGACGACGTGTGCCGGCCTTCTACAACGGCATGGCGACGGGCGCCGACTGGATGTCGGCGGCTTCCTTCGTCGGGATGGCCGGCACCCTGTTCCTGCTGGGTTACGACGGCCTCGCATGGGTGCTCGGATGGACCGGCGGATTCGTGCTGGTGTCGATCCTGATTGGGCCGTACCTGCGCAAGTTCGGCGCCTATACGGTGCCCGACTTCCTGTCATTCCGGTACGGCGGCAACTTCGCCCGCTTGCTTGGCGTGATCGTCCTTGTCGCCTGCTCCTTTACCTATGTGACGGCGCAAATCTACGGCACCGGGATTATCGCCTCGCGATTCCTCGGAATGCAGTTCGAGCTTGCAGTTTTCGCCGGACTTGTCGGCATTCTGCTCTGCGCGATGTTGGGTGGTATGCGGGCGGTGACCTGGACACAGATCGCACAATACATCGTCCTGATTATCGCCTATCTGACGCCGATCGTAATCCTGTCCACCATGAAGTACGGGATTCCGATTCCGGAACTCACCTACGGGCAGGCCATCGTGGATATTACCGCGCGCGAGCAGCAAATGTTGGCGACGGGTCTTGCGACACCCGCAGCGCTGAAGCCGCACATCCAGCCCTTCATCAATTATAGCCCGCTCAACTTCTTTGCGATCATCATGTGCATGATGGTCGGTACGGCGTCGTTGCCGCACATCCTGATGCGCTACTTCACCACCCCGTCGGTGCGTGAAGCGCGCCAGTCGGTCGCCTGGTCGCTGCTGTTCATCTTCCTGCTGTACTTCTCCGCGCCGGCCTACGCGGCGTTCTCCAAGCTGGAAGTCTACACCAACATCATCGGGCGGGACCTGACGGCGATTCGCCCGTGGTTGTTCAGTTGGGGTGAACTCGGGCTGATCCAGATCTGCGGCAAGAACGCAGCCAGCATCGATGCGGTTATCGCGGCGTGCAAGGCCATCGCCGACCACCCCGGGGTCGTGCGGCTGCAGGACTTCGTGATCAACACGGACGTGATCGTGCTCTCCACGCCGGAAATCGCGGGACTTCCCTATGTGATCTCGGGTCTAGTGGCAGCGGGCGGTCTCGCCGCCGCGCTCTCCACCGCCGACGGCCTGCTGCTCGCCATCGCCAACGCGCTGTCGCACGACATCTACTACAAGATGATCGATCCGAACGCGCCGACCATTCGCCGGCTGACCGTAGCTCGCGCTCTCCTGGTGGGCGTCGCCGTGGTCGCAGCCGCGACGGCCGCAACCAAACCGGGCGACATCCTGGCCATGGTTGGCTGGGCGTTCTCACTGGCGATGGCCGGTAACTTCCCGGCGCTGGTCATGGGCGTCTGGTGGAAGCGGACGACCGCGACGGGTGCCATCTGCGGCATCATTGCGGGCTTCGGGCTCTGCCTGTTCTATCTCGTGACAACCCGGTACTTCCCCGGCGCAGGCGTCAAGTACTTCGGCATGACCTCGCTGCTGAACCCCGTGACGGGGGCTCCGGTGGTCGACATCGCGAAGGCCATGGCGGCGCCCAATGCCATGGAAAGCTTCCCGACGTTGGCTCACCCGCTGGCCAACAAGGTCGGGTGGTTCAACCTCAACAACATCGCCTGCGGGCTGTTGGGAACACCACTCGGCTTCGCTGTCATCTACATTGTCAGCAAGCTCGGCAGGGAGCCATCGGCCGAAATGCAGGCCTACGTCGACGAAATCCGGAAGCCGCGCGGCAGGACGGTGCTCGAGGAGAAGACCACCTAG
- a CDS encoding PAS domain-containing hybrid sensor histidine kinase/response regulator has product MLHDWGVIAAAFAYIGLLFVVASYGDRLSPSQRGRASMLIYPLSLAIYCTSWTFFGSVGFATRTSVDFLAIYVGPILMIGLCTPLLRRVIQLAKSQNITSIADFIAARYGKSQAVAATVAIIAIVGSVPYIALQLKAVASSLETILTEDKLFSSIPLIGDIALVVTLAMAAFAVLFGTRQTDATEHQHGLMLAIATESIVKLVAFLAAGAFVTFWMFTPVELIERAMKTPEAVRAISYVPSIGNFLTMTLLSFCAIMLLPRQFHVSVVENSSPEEVNRARWLFPLYLIAINLFVIPIAIAGLVTFPFGAVDSDMFVLALPIEANSPLLSIAVFVGGLSAATAMVIVECVALSIMVSNDIVLPLVLQRSPATRDGGKDFGDFLLRIRRFAIFAIMVMAYFYYRALGNTQLAAIGLLSFAALAQLAPAFFGGLFWRQGTARGAMCGMLVGVAVWAYTLFLPSFLEGNPTGLLLLQQGPFGIEALRPRALFGADLPPLMHGVLWSLSLNILTYIVISLARQPSSIERLQADLFVPTTLAPIAPTFRRWRTTVTVQDIRNTVAQYLGPDRARDAFEAFAAGRPGNLDPAAPADFELLQHAERLIASSIGAASSRLVMSLLLRKRTVSAKAALKLLDDSHAALHFNREILQTALNHVRQGIAVFDADLQLICSNAQFGEILALPPHLVQLGIPLQEILEFMGAVSASGAGDPDTLLQRRLEAYTTEGEPYLERLADRHMVIEVRSNRMPGGGLVITFSDVTPSFEAAEALERANATLEKRVRDRTEELTRLNSELAQAKSTAEDANISKTRFLAAASHDILQPLNAARLYVTSLVERQNGGEDSRLVENIDDSLEAIEEILGALLDISRLDAGAMTTSISSFKMADLMRSLEIEFAPIARAKGLELTFVPCSLPVQSDRSLLRRLLQNFISNAIKYTPRGRVLVGCRRHGRSLQIAVYDTGVGIPVMKRGEIFKEFHRLEQGARIARGLGLGLSIVERLARVLNHGIAIDANASGGSVFSVTVPIAKAINHTAAVTSATPLSKTPMSGALIVCIENDPAILDGMKTLLTAWNAEVIAVADPEAAIAAIESSGHGVTGLLVDYHLDRGNGVAAIREIRRRFGENIPAILITADRSPNVRAAAREENIAILNKPVKPASLRALLGQWRAQQMVAAE; this is encoded by the coding sequence ATGCTGCACGACTGGGGCGTAATCGCCGCCGCGTTCGCCTATATCGGACTGCTGTTCGTCGTCGCGAGCTACGGCGACCGCCTGTCGCCGAGCCAGCGCGGCCGCGCCAGCATGCTGATCTACCCGCTGTCGCTGGCGATCTACTGCACCTCCTGGACATTCTTCGGTTCGGTCGGCTTCGCCACCCGCACCAGCGTCGACTTCCTCGCCATCTATGTCGGGCCGATCCTCATGATCGGGCTTTGCACGCCGCTGTTGCGGCGCGTGATCCAGCTCGCCAAATCGCAGAACATCACCTCGATTGCCGACTTCATCGCGGCGCGCTATGGCAAGAGCCAGGCGGTCGCCGCCACGGTGGCGATCATCGCGATCGTCGGCTCGGTGCCCTACATCGCCCTGCAGCTCAAGGCCGTGGCATCGTCGCTGGAGACCATCCTGACCGAGGACAAGCTGTTCTCGTCGATTCCGTTGATTGGCGACATCGCGCTGGTCGTGACGCTGGCAATGGCGGCATTCGCCGTGCTGTTCGGCACCCGCCAGACCGACGCCACCGAGCACCAGCACGGCCTGATGCTGGCGATCGCCACCGAATCCATCGTCAAGCTGGTGGCCTTTCTCGCCGCCGGCGCTTTCGTTACCTTCTGGATGTTCACGCCCGTCGAGCTGATCGAACGCGCGATGAAAACGCCGGAGGCGGTGCGCGCCATCAGCTACGTGCCGTCGATCGGCAATTTCCTGACCATGACGCTGCTGTCGTTCTGCGCGATCATGCTGCTGCCGCGCCAGTTCCACGTCAGCGTGGTCGAGAATTCCAGCCCCGAAGAGGTCAATCGCGCCCGCTGGCTGTTTCCGCTCTATCTGATCGCCATCAACCTGTTCGTGATCCCGATCGCAATCGCCGGTCTCGTCACCTTCCCGTTCGGCGCGGTCGACAGCGACATGTTTGTGCTGGCGCTGCCGATCGAAGCAAACTCTCCGTTGCTCAGCATCGCCGTATTCGTCGGCGGCCTGTCGGCCGCGACCGCAATGGTGATCGTGGAGTGCGTCGCGCTTTCCATCATGGTCTCCAATGATATCGTGCTGCCGCTGGTGCTGCAGCGGAGCCCGGCGACGCGCGACGGCGGCAAGGATTTCGGCGACTTCCTGCTGCGGATCCGGCGCTTTGCAATCTTCGCCATCATGGTGATGGCGTATTTTTACTATCGCGCGCTCGGCAACACGCAGCTCGCGGCAATCGGCCTGTTGTCGTTCGCAGCGCTTGCCCAACTGGCTCCGGCCTTCTTCGGCGGCCTGTTCTGGCGCCAGGGCACGGCGCGCGGCGCCATGTGCGGCATGCTGGTCGGTGTGGCCGTGTGGGCCTACACGCTGTTTCTGCCGAGCTTCCTGGAGGGCAATCCCACAGGCCTGCTGCTGCTGCAACAGGGACCCTTCGGCATCGAGGCGCTGCGTCCGCGAGCGCTATTCGGCGCCGATCTGCCGCCGCTGATGCATGGCGTGCTCTGGTCGCTTTCGCTCAACATCCTGACCTACATCGTGATATCGCTCGCGCGCCAGCCGTCGTCGATCGAGCGGCTGCAGGCGGATCTGTTCGTACCGACCACGCTGGCGCCGATTGCGCCGACCTTCCGGCGCTGGCGTACCACCGTTACAGTGCAGGACATCCGGAACACGGTCGCGCAATATCTCGGCCCCGACCGCGCCCGCGATGCTTTCGAGGCCTTTGCCGCCGGCCGTCCCGGCAATCTCGATCCAGCCGCGCCCGCCGATTTCGAGTTGCTGCAGCACGCCGAACGCCTGATCGCCTCCTCGATCGGGGCGGCCTCGTCGCGCCTCGTGATGTCGCTATTGCTGCGCAAGCGCACCGTCTCCGCCAAGGCCGCGCTAAAGCTGCTCGACGATTCCCACGCCGCGCTGCATTTCAACCGCGAGATCCTGCAGACCGCGCTGAACCATGTGCGCCAGGGTATCGCGGTTTTCGATGCGGATCTGCAACTGATCTGCTCGAACGCCCAGTTCGGTGAAATTCTGGCGCTGCCGCCGCACCTCGTGCAGCTCGGCATTCCCTTGCAGGAAATCCTCGAATTCATGGGCGCGGTCAGCGCATCCGGCGCCGGCGATCCCGATACGTTGCTGCAGCGGCGGCTGGAGGCCTACACCACCGAGGGCGAGCCCTATCTGGAACGCCTGGCCGACCGCCACATGGTCATCGAGGTTCGCTCCAACCGGATGCCGGGTGGCGGCCTCGTCATCACCTTCTCGGACGTGACCCCGAGCTTCGAGGCCGCCGAGGCGCTCGAGCGCGCCAATGCGACGCTGGAAAAGCGCGTGCGCGACCGCACCGAGGAGTTGACGCGCCTGAACTCCGAACTGGCGCAGGCCAAGAGCACCGCGGAGGACGCCAACATCTCGAAAACGCGTTTCCTGGCGGCCGCCAGCCACGACATCCTGCAGCCGCTGAATGCGGCGCGGCTCTATGTGACGAGCCTCGTCGAGCGGCAGAACGGCGGCGAGGATTCCCGCCTGGTCGAGAACATCGACGACTCGCTGGAGGCGATCGAGGAGATCCTCGGCGCGCTCCTTGACATCTCGCGGCTCGATGCGGGGGCAATGACGACCTCAATCTCAAGCTTCAAGATGGCCGACCTGATGCGCTCGCTGGAGATCGAGTTTGCGCCGATCGCCCGCGCCAAGGGGCTGGAGCTGACCTTTGTGCCCTGCTCGCTGCCGGTGCAATCGGACCGCTCGCTGCTGCGGCGGCTGCTGCAGAATTTCATTTCCAACGCGATCAAATACACCCCGCGCGGGCGCGTGCTGGTCGGCTGCCGCCGCCACGGACGATCCCTGCAGATCGCCGTCTACGATACCGGCGTCGGCATTCCCGTGATGAAGCGTGGCGAGATTTTCAAGGAGTTCCACCGCCTCGAGCAGGGCGCGCGGATCGCCCGCGGCCTGGGTCTCGGTCTATCGATCGTCGAGCGGCTGGCGCGCGTGCTCAACCACGGTATCGCGATCGACGCCAACGCCAGCGGCGGCTCGGTGTTTTCGGTGACCGTGCCGATCGCCAAGGCGATCAACCATACCGCTGCCGTGACGAGCGCAACGCCGCTGTCGAAGACGCCGATGAGCGGCGCCCTGATCGTCTGCATCGAGAACGATCCGGCGATTCTCGATGGCATGAAGACGCTGCTGACGGCCTGGAACGCCGAGGTGATCGCGGTTGCTGACCCGGAAGCCGCGATCGCCGCGATCGAATCGTCCGGCCACGGCGTGACCGGCCTGTTGGTCGACTATCATCTCGACCGCGGCAACGGCGTTGCCGCGATCCGCGAAATCCGCCGCCGCTTCGGTGAAAACATCCCGGCTATCCTGATCACGGCCGACCGCAGCCCGAACGTCCGCGCCGCCGCGCGCGAGGAAAACATCGCGATCCTCAACAAGCCGGTCAAGCCGGCCTCGCTCCGTGCCCTGCTGGGCCAGTGGCGCGCGCAACAGATGGTGGCGGCGGAGTAG
- a CDS encoding response regulator: protein MAAANTHLVIADDHPLFRDALRQAVASVVASAAVSEAGTFDELTALLERDSDVDLILLDLTMPGISGFSGLIYLRAQYPAIPVVIVSASDDAATIRRSLDFGASGFIPKRFGVETLRDAIMKVMEGDVWVPPDTDLSSASDPDMTRLRDRLVTLTPQQVRVLMMLSEGLLNKQIAYELGVSEATIKAHVSAILQKLGVESRTQAVIAAAKISGGQWRQGTPTA, encoded by the coding sequence ATTGCTGCTGCCAATACCCACCTCGTTATCGCCGATGACCATCCGCTGTTCCGCGACGCTCTGCGGCAGGCGGTTGCCAGTGTCGTGGCTTCGGCCGCCGTCAGCGAAGCCGGCACCTTCGACGAACTCACGGCGTTGCTCGAGCGGGATTCCGACGTCGACCTGATCCTGCTCGATCTCACGATGCCAGGGATTTCGGGCTTCTCGGGGCTGATCTATCTGCGCGCGCAATACCCGGCGATCCCGGTGGTGATCGTGTCGGCCAGCGACGATGCGGCCACGATCCGGCGGTCGCTGGATTTCGGCGCCTCCGGCTTCATTCCCAAGCGCTTCGGCGTCGAGACGCTGCGCGACGCCATCATGAAGGTGATGGAGGGCGACGTCTGGGTGCCGCCGGACACCGATCTCTCCTCGGCCAGCGACCCCGACATGACGCGGCTGCGCGACCGCCTCGTGACGCTTACCCCGCAGCAGGTGCGGGTACTGATGATGCTGTCGGAGGGGCTGCTCAACAAGCAGATCGCCTACGAGCTCGGCGTGTCGGAAGCGACCATCAAGGCCCACGTCTCGGCGATCCTGCAGAAGCTCGGCGTCGAAAGCCGCACGCAGGCGGTGATCGCTGCAGCGAAAATCTCCGGCGGCCAATGGCGCCAGGGCACGCCGACGGCGTGA
- the hemA gene encoding 5-aminolevulinate synthase gives MDYSKFFHVALNRLHDERRYRVFADLERIAGRFPHAVWHSPKGRRDVVIWCSNDYLGMGQHPKVVGAMVETATRVGTGAGGTRNIAGTHHPLVQLERELADLHGKQAALLFTSGYVSNQTGISTIAKLIPNCLILSDALNHNSMIEGVRQAGCERQIFRHNDLGHLEELLIAAGPDRPKLIACESLYSMDGDVAPLSKICDLAEKYGAMTYVDEVHAVGMYGPRGGGIAERDGVMHRIDVLEGTLAKAFGCLGGYIAGNAEIIDAVRSYAPGFIFTTALPPAICSAATAAIRHLKTSNWERERHQDRAARVKAILTAAGLPVMSSETHIVPLFVGDPEKCKQASDILLEEHGIYIQPINYPTVAKGTERLRITPSPYHDDGLIDRLAEALLQVWERLGLPVRQKSLAAE, from the coding sequence ATGGATTACAGCAAATTCTTCCACGTCGCCCTCAACCGCCTGCATGACGAGCGGCGCTACCGCGTTTTCGCCGACCTCGAGCGGATCGCAGGCCGGTTCCCGCATGCGGTCTGGCACTCGCCGAAGGGTAGGCGCGACGTCGTGATCTGGTGTTCCAACGACTATCTCGGCATGGGCCAGCACCCGAAAGTGGTCGGCGCCATGGTCGAGACCGCGACCCGCGTCGGTACCGGCGCCGGCGGCACCCGCAACATCGCCGGCACCCATCATCCGCTGGTGCAGCTCGAGCGGGAATTGGCCGACCTGCATGGCAAGCAAGCCGCGCTGCTGTTCACCTCGGGGTACGTCTCGAACCAGACCGGCATCTCAACGATCGCAAAGCTGATTCCGAACTGCCTCATTCTATCTGACGCGCTGAACCACAATTCGATGATCGAAGGCGTCCGCCAGGCCGGCTGCGAGCGGCAGATCTTCCGCCACAACGACCTCGGCCATCTCGAGGAACTTTTGATCGCTGCAGGCCCCGACCGGCCCAAGCTGATCGCCTGCGAGAGCCTTTATTCGATGGACGGCGATGTCGCTCCGCTTTCGAAGATCTGCGATCTCGCGGAGAAATACGGCGCCATGACCTATGTCGACGAGGTCCATGCAGTCGGCATGTACGGCCCGCGCGGCGGCGGCATTGCCGAGCGCGACGGCGTGATGCACCGCATCGACGTGCTCGAAGGCACGCTCGCCAAGGCCTTTGGCTGCCTCGGCGGCTATATCGCCGGCAATGCCGAAATCATCGACGCGGTTCGCTCCTACGCGCCAGGCTTCATCTTCACCACCGCCCTGCCGCCGGCGATCTGCTCGGCCGCAACGGCTGCGATCCGGCATTTGAAGACCTCGAACTGGGAGCGCGAGCGCCACCAGGACCGCGCCGCCCGGGTCAAGGCGATCCTCACCGCCGCAGGACTGCCTGTCATGTCAAGCGAGACCCATATCGTGCCGCTGTTTGTCGGCGATCCCGAGAAGTGCAAGCAGGCCTCCGACATTCTCTTGGAAGAGCACGGGATCTACATCCAGCCGATCAACTATCCGACGGTCGCCAAGGGCACCGAGCGGCTGCGGATCACGCCCTCGCCCTATCACGATGACGGCCTGATCGACCGGCTTGCGGAAGCGCTGCTGCAGGTCTGGGAACGCCTTGGGCTGCCCGTGAGACAGAAATCGCTGGCGGCCGAGTAA
- a CDS encoding DUF4212 domain-containing protein — MPNPTDLKAKEEAHWAKTSRLMFTHLGIWFFFGFVIHMFVKPLNTIVIPILGFPLGFYMAAQGSLIAFVVMLFVFAKQQDKIDREFGFAEED, encoded by the coding sequence ATGCCTAACCCCACAGATCTGAAAGCAAAAGAAGAAGCACACTGGGCGAAGACGTCACGCCTGATGTTCACGCATCTCGGCATCTGGTTCTTCTTCGGCTTCGTCATCCACATGTTCGTGAAGCCACTCAATACTATCGTCATCCCGATCCTCGGTTTCCCGCTCGGCTTCTACATGGCGGCGCAGGGGTCGCTCATCGCGTTCGTGGTCATGCTGTTCGTATTCGCGAAACAGCAGGACAAGATCGATCGCGAATTCGGCTTTGCCGAGGAAGATTGA
- a CDS encoding DUF294 nucleotidyltransferase-like domain-containing protein yields the protein MDKTAGGALLLSLDAVVIDTETTGLDPRKARVIELAGVRLSAGKLAAGDTFRQLLRPAGESIPAAATRIHGIDDAIVAGAPPFAEVWPGFKAFLGGSVVIGHTVGFDLAVLKRECDLAGIPWSRPRTLDTRLLAQIAAPELAGYTLDKLAGWLGIETAGRHSALGDAVMAARIFLALVPKLREHGIRTVAEAERACRALTTVLDDQVRSGWIDAVDATARVDAEETLQRFDSYAFRHRIRDIMRTPAIFVSPDTKVGEALARMTDEKISAVYVHRPQPEPEIKAADAGIVTERDVLRALARDGAPALQRPVAEIMSQPLAAVPSEAFVYRAIGRMHRLKTRHLGAVDEKGCVIGALSARDLLRLRAGEAISLGDEIDAAADAHALAAAWAQLPRVAELLLAEGLSGRDIAEVISRELGALSRQAAVIAERIMRESGRGGPPCEYALLVLGSAGRGESLLAMDQDNAVIFAHGEPDGEEDRWFAELGTHVADILHEVGVPYCKGGVMAKNALWRGSVATWQDRVDKWITRSSPADLLSVDIFFDLRAVRGDGSLAVSVRQAAFAAAEGQVAFIKLLVENVSVPASLKLFGGIRTVAGRIDLKAAALFGLVAWVRAMAIRYHVMERSTSARLAGVKARVQASESDLDALGEAQRVFLDLILSQQLEDIAHGIPPSNAVAVKRLSGRDLDRLRTALAAVSTIDELGRDLLFRD from the coding sequence ATGGACAAGACGGCCGGCGGAGCCCTGCTTTTGTCGCTCGACGCCGTTGTCATCGATACGGAGACGACCGGGCTCGATCCGCGCAAGGCGCGGGTGATCGAGCTCGCCGGGGTGCGCCTCTCGGCCGGAAAGCTAGCGGCCGGCGATACGTTTCGCCAATTGCTGCGGCCGGCGGGGGAATCGATTCCGGCTGCAGCCACCCGCATTCATGGCATCGACGACGCTATCGTCGCGGGAGCGCCGCCGTTCGCGGAGGTCTGGCCGGGCTTCAAGGCGTTTCTCGGCGGATCCGTCGTGATCGGCCACACGGTCGGGTTCGATCTGGCGGTCCTCAAGCGCGAATGCGACCTGGCCGGCATTCCCTGGTCGCGGCCGAGAACGCTCGATACCCGGCTGCTGGCGCAGATCGCCGCGCCCGAATTGGCCGGTTATACGCTGGACAAGCTCGCAGGCTGGCTCGGCATCGAGACGGCCGGCCGGCACTCCGCGCTCGGCGATGCGGTCATGGCCGCGCGGATATTCCTGGCGCTGGTGCCGAAGCTGCGTGAGCACGGCATCCGGACTGTCGCCGAAGCCGAACGCGCCTGTCGCGCACTCACCACCGTGCTCGACGATCAGGTGCGCAGCGGCTGGATCGACGCTGTCGACGCCACCGCCCGCGTCGATGCTGAGGAGACCCTGCAGCGCTTCGACAGTTATGCGTTTCGCCATCGCATCCGCGACATCATGCGCACGCCCGCGATCTTCGTCTCACCGGATACCAAGGTCGGCGAAGCGCTGGCGCGCATGACGGACGAGAAGATCTCGGCGGTCTACGTCCACCGGCCGCAGCCTGAGCCGGAGATCAAGGCGGCTGACGCGGGCATTGTCACGGAACGCGACGTGTTGCGCGCCTTGGCCCGGGATGGCGCCCCGGCGCTGCAACGGCCGGTCGCCGAGATCATGAGCCAGCCGCTGGCGGCGGTCCCGTCGGAAGCGTTTGTCTACCGCGCTATTGGCCGGATGCATCGCCTCAAGACCCGACATCTCGGCGCCGTCGACGAGAAGGGCTGCGTGATCGGCGCATTATCGGCGCGCGATCTGCTGCGCCTGCGCGCAGGCGAGGCCATATCGCTCGGCGACGAGATCGACGCCGCCGCCGACGCGCATGCGCTGGCGGCGGCCTGGGCGCAGTTGCCGCGAGTCGCGGAATTGCTTCTGGCGGAAGGATTGTCCGGTCGCGATATCGCCGAAGTCATTTCCCGCGAACTGGGCGCTCTTTCTCGCCAGGCCGCAGTGATCGCCGAGCGGATCATGCGGGAGAGCGGCCGAGGCGGGCCGCCGTGCGAGTATGCGCTGCTTGTGCTCGGATCGGCCGGACGCGGCGAGAGCTTGTTGGCGATGGATCAGGACAACGCCGTGATCTTCGCGCATGGCGAGCCCGACGGCGAGGAGGATCGCTGGTTTGCCGAACTCGGGACGCATGTCGCCGATATCCTGCACGAGGTCGGCGTGCCCTATTGCAAGGGCGGCGTCATGGCGAAGAACGCGCTTTGGCGCGGCTCGGTGGCAACATGGCAGGATCGCGTCGACAAGTGGATCACGCGTTCGAGTCCCGCCGATCTATTGTCCGTCGATATCTTCTTCGACCTGCGGGCGGTTCGCGGCGACGGCAGCCTTGCTGTCTCGGTGCGTCAGGCGGCCTTCGCGGCGGCCGAAGGCCAGGTCGCGTTTATCAAACTGTTGGTCGAGAACGTCAGCGTTCCGGCGAGCCTGAAACTTTTCGGCGGGATCCGCACGGTCGCCGGCCGTATCGACCTCAAGGCGGCCGCACTGTTTGGTCTCGTTGCATGGGTGCGCGCGATGGCCATTCGCTATCACGTCATGGAACGGTCGACGTCGGCGCGATTGGCCGGCGTGAAGGCGAGGGTTCAGGCCAGCGAGAGCGATCTCGATGCGCTTGGCGAAGCCCAGCGCGTCTTCCTCGATCTCATCCTGTCGCAGCAGCTTGAGGACATCGCCCACGGCATCCCGCCTTCCAATGCGGTTGCCGTAAAGCGATTGTCGGGCCGCGACCTCGATCGGCTGCGTACGGCACTTGCTGCGGTTTCCACCATCGATGAGCTCGGCCGAGACCTCCTGTTCAGGGATTGA